A single window of Sporosarcina sp. Marseille-Q4943 DNA harbors:
- a CDS encoding SCO family protein — protein sequence MKLLRIVWSIVILTLGLVAFYLLWPRTLELPQIGTVNEWPFTEVNGKEVSQQDKPKLVTFFFTNCPDVCPMTFIELQELQGVMQEKGIADDEYIIVAVTLDPEFDTEERIRQYAENMGILNPNWLFLRGTEEETKQFTQSFHFTYTKNAEGFVTHSTSMYIVDPQDRIRSQHTMAVGTRRVNIEEIADQLEQFIK from the coding sequence ATGAAGCTGCTGAGAATCGTATGGAGCATCGTTATCCTCACGCTTGGATTGGTTGCATTCTACTTGTTGTGGCCCCGCACGCTTGAACTCCCACAAATTGGAACGGTGAACGAATGGCCATTTACTGAAGTGAATGGAAAAGAGGTGTCACAGCAAGATAAGCCGAAGCTCGTTACCTTTTTCTTTACGAATTGCCCGGATGTTTGTCCGATGACCTTTATTGAGTTACAAGAACTCCAGGGGGTGATGCAGGAAAAAGGAATCGCGGACGATGAGTACATCATCGTGGCTGTTACACTGGATCCTGAATTTGATACGGAAGAAAGAATACGTCAATATGCGGAAAATATGGGGATATTGAACCCGAATTGGTTGTTTTTACGAGGCACGGAAGAGGAGACGAAGCAATTTACACAAAGCTTTCATTTCACCTATACGAAAAATGCTGAGGGGTTTGTCACCCATTCCACTTCTATGTATATCGTCGATCCGCAAGACCGTATCCGATCGCAACATACTATGGCGGTTGGGACGAGACGAGTGAATATCGAGGAAATTGCCGACCAATTGGAGCAGTTCATCAAATAA
- a CDS encoding multicopper oxidase domain-containing protein, translating into MLRKYHVVAIPIRIVLNTFGDHNPNGMMYVLKENEEKVKQLVKENPFMPVDLVQPLIIRANEGDTVEIMLENKLPFHVGLYFQQAEYDVRTADGANVGLNEDSTVPPSESYLYRIRVVKEGIYFFSDLGHPSSSENGSNGNGLFGALFVQRRFSWWTDPETGKPMNSGVYADIHHPILPSFREYAWVFHDEMEVDDLTGNRPIHHLTNQEESSFHGANYRFEPINRRQQLIAEGVVCPNCEGEEVHHDSWVYGDPSTPILRGYVGDPAKIRVVHGGVKETHVFHYHVHQWLSDPDDLESEIIDAQSISPQTHYTVEPLYGLGSLQGSFGDSVIHCHLYPHFAAGMWGLNRVFDTRQDGSQCYPNGVPIKPLHPLPDRKAPPMPTAERPGFPNFIPGKVGYKAPRPPLGIVGGRGLTELEKHAAIQNPRPGAVFTDPSPEGAPEREFNISLIELPITYNKHGWHDPKGRIYVLDEDLDDICAGRKEPEPLVIHTPAHTSFKINYTNRLPHILDGDAFQLVTRTYETGFHIHFVKFDVLVNDGANVGWNYDSSVLPGETITYCYYAEAELKAWFFHDHLYPNAHQQHGVFGSGVVHPRFTEFLDSRTGEPVVHGTQITSKNPLIPDYRDFALFVQDFTLLFDKNGKPLQPPKFPSSDDDPGLFGVNYKNEPLQFRLGKDCDPAYTFSSYQNGDPVTPILRAYEGDSIRIRLLQGSQEESHSFNVHGLRWHKERGSLNSSLKEQQHIGISESFTMETYIERAGDYLWAFETEEDLWNGLWGLIRAYDEKVPDLISLSDRPEPLKRSKPLPEYTGNKPPQAEDPTIHPVEGPVRYFDVVAFHTKLTYNEFGDHDPHGIIFALREDQEAIVNGTKKPEPLIIRANVGDTVEVTLTSELELEKFPFLDGIYPYPIVKEQAYYPPSLRISLHPQLIQYDVKTSAGETVGFNGDQTVGPGEKRTYRWVVDCQVGACGLWDMADIRNHRSQGAFGAFIAEPRGTEYVDPYTLQSVKSGANVVLRNPFLPDIREFVVILHDGLRLYDKQGQVIFDPVDGILVPPPELDEDLLDTYDQGSRGINYRSERLINRYRKHPKLHELFSSKVFGDPATPVFECYAGDPVTIRLVTPAERRRAHSFHLHGHRWRFDTKDIESRTEAFVGFHVAGAVKNLELLGGAGAYGKFPGDYLYRSGNIRWDIEQGMWGIMRVHDKLVAELPPLEQ; encoded by the coding sequence ATGCTCAGAAAGTATCACGTAGTCGCTATTCCGATTCGGATCGTCTTGAACACGTTCGGCGACCATAATCCGAACGGAATGATGTATGTGTTGAAAGAGAACGAAGAGAAAGTGAAGCAGTTGGTCAAGGAAAATCCGTTCATGCCGGTCGATCTCGTACAGCCCCTCATTATTCGGGCGAATGAAGGGGATACGGTGGAAATCATGCTGGAGAATAAATTGCCGTTTCACGTTGGGCTTTATTTCCAGCAAGCAGAGTATGATGTCCGTACCGCGGATGGCGCGAACGTCGGGTTGAATGAAGATAGTACGGTGCCGCCTAGCGAATCCTATCTATATCGGATCCGCGTTGTGAAAGAGGGAATCTATTTCTTTTCGGATTTGGGGCACCCTTCCAGCAGCGAGAATGGCTCGAATGGAAATGGATTATTCGGAGCTCTGTTTGTTCAACGGCGTTTTTCGTGGTGGACGGATCCGGAGACGGGGAAGCCGATGAATAGTGGGGTGTACGCGGATATCCACCATCCTATTTTGCCATCGTTCCGCGAGTATGCATGGGTGTTCCATGATGAAATGGAAGTGGATGATCTGACCGGGAATCGGCCGATCCATCATTTGACGAACCAGGAGGAAAGTTCGTTCCACGGCGCGAATTATCGGTTCGAACCGATTAATCGACGGCAGCAGTTGATTGCCGAAGGGGTCGTCTGTCCCAATTGTGAAGGGGAGGAAGTCCACCATGATTCGTGGGTGTATGGAGATCCCTCGACCCCTATTTTACGAGGCTATGTCGGAGATCCCGCAAAAATCCGGGTCGTTCACGGGGGTGTGAAGGAGACGCATGTTTTTCATTACCATGTCCATCAATGGCTGAGCGATCCGGATGATCTTGAATCCGAGATCATCGACGCCCAATCGATCAGTCCCCAAACCCATTATACAGTGGAACCGCTTTACGGATTAGGCAGCTTGCAAGGTTCTTTCGGCGATTCGGTCATTCATTGCCACTTATACCCGCATTTTGCGGCGGGCATGTGGGGACTGAACCGGGTATTTGATACGCGTCAAGATGGAAGCCAGTGTTATCCAAATGGCGTTCCGATCAAGCCGCTGCACCCGCTGCCCGACCGGAAAGCGCCGCCTATGCCGACAGCCGAAAGACCGGGATTTCCGAATTTCATTCCCGGCAAGGTAGGCTATAAAGCACCACGTCCACCGCTTGGCATCGTAGGGGGGCGGGGGTTAACCGAGTTGGAGAAGCATGCTGCGATCCAAAATCCGAGACCGGGAGCCGTCTTTACGGATCCGAGCCCCGAAGGCGCACCCGAACGGGAATTTAACATCTCGTTGATCGAGCTGCCGATTACGTACAATAAGCATGGATGGCATGATCCTAAAGGAAGAATATATGTGTTGGATGAAGACTTGGACGATATTTGTGCAGGGAGAAAAGAGCCGGAGCCACTCGTCATCCATACGCCTGCGCATACGTCTTTTAAAATAAATTATACGAATCGTCTGCCGCATATTTTGGACGGAGATGCGTTCCAACTTGTCACCCGGACATATGAAACTGGCTTTCATATCCATTTTGTTAAATTCGATGTGTTAGTGAATGATGGGGCGAATGTCGGCTGGAACTACGATTCCTCCGTATTGCCGGGCGAAACGATAACGTATTGCTATTATGCAGAGGCCGAATTGAAAGCGTGGTTTTTCCATGACCACCTCTATCCGAACGCCCATCAACAGCATGGTGTTTTCGGCTCTGGTGTGGTCCATCCCCGCTTTACGGAATTCCTCGACTCGCGAACAGGAGAGCCTGTCGTGCATGGAACGCAAATTACGTCGAAGAATCCATTGATTCCGGATTACCGGGATTTTGCATTATTTGTACAGGATTTCACGTTATTGTTTGATAAAAACGGAAAACCGCTGCAACCGCCAAAGTTTCCAAGTTCCGATGACGATCCGGGTTTATTCGGCGTGAATTACAAAAACGAACCGTTGCAATTCCGGCTAGGGAAAGACTGTGATCCGGCTTATACGTTCAGCTCTTATCAAAATGGAGATCCCGTTACACCGATTTTGAGGGCGTATGAAGGGGATTCGATCCGGATTCGGCTGTTGCAAGGCTCGCAAGAAGAGTCCCATAGCTTCAACGTGCACGGGCTAAGATGGCATAAAGAGCGGGGCAGTTTGAATTCGTCATTAAAAGAACAGCAGCATATCGGAATTTCGGAATCATTTACGATGGAAACGTATATCGAGAGAGCGGGCGACTACTTATGGGCGTTTGAAACGGAGGAGGATTTATGGAACGGGCTATGGGGGTTGATCCGGGCGTACGATGAGAAAGTGCCGGATTTAATTTCATTATCCGACCGACCGGAGCCGTTAAAGCGTTCCAAGCCGTTGCCGGAATACACGGGCAACAAGCCGCCGCAAGCAGAAGATCCGACGATTCACCCTGTCGAGGGGCCGGTCCGCTATTTTGACGTTGTCGCTTTTCATACGAAGCTGACATATAACGAATTCGGTGATCATGATCCGCATGGCATCATTTTCGCCTTGCGAGAAGATCAGGAGGCCATTGTAAATGGAACGAAAAAGCCGGAGCCTCTCATTATCCGGGCCAATGTAGGGGATACCGTAGAAGTGACATTGACGAGCGAGTTGGAGCTGGAGAAGTTTCCGTTTCTGGATGGGATCTATCCATATCCGATCGTAAAAGAACAAGCATATTATCCACCTTCTTTACGCATTTCCTTGCATCCTCAATTAATTCAATACGACGTCAAAACGTCTGCCGGGGAAACCGTCGGATTCAATGGCGACCAAACAGTAGGACCGGGGGAGAAGCGGACGTATCGTTGGGTGGTCGATTGCCAAGTAGGCGCTTGTGGGCTATGGGATATGGCGGATATTCGAAACCATAGATCACAAGGAGCATTTGGGGCTTTCATCGCGGAGCCGAGAGGAACGGAGTATGTCGATCCGTATACGTTGCAATCCGTGAAATCGGGGGCAAATGTTGTGTTGCGAAATCCGTTCTTGCCCGATATTCGAGAGTTTGTCGTCATACTGCATGACGGGCTGCGGTTGTACGATAAGCAAGGGCAGGTCATCTTTGATCCGGTTGACGGAATTCTAGTCCCGCCGCCAGAGTTGGACGAAGATTTACTCGATACGTACGACCAAGGTTCCAGAGGGATTAATTATAGAAGCGAACGATTGATCAATCGCTATCGAAAACATCCGAAGCTGCATGAGTTGTTCAGTTCGAAAGTGTTCGGGGATCCGGCGACTCCCGTTTTTGAATGTTATGCAGGAGATCCCGTGACGATCCGGCTAGTGACGCCGGCTGAAAGAAGAAGAGCGCATTCTTTCCATTTGCATGGACATCGTTGGCGATTTGATACGAAAGACATCGAATCGCGGACAGAAGCCTTTGTCGGATTTCACGTCGCGGGAGCGGTGAAAAACTTGGAGTTGCTTGGAGGAGCAGGGGCCTACGGGAAGTTCCCGGGGGACTATTTGTACCGATCTGGAAATATCCGATGGGATATCGAACAAGGCATGTGGGGCATTATGCGCGTTCACGATAAATTGGTTGCGGAACTGCCGCCATTGGAGCAGTAG
- a CDS encoding DNA alkylation repair protein, which produces MDLETVMQELESLGKERTKKIYISNGAHDPLFGVATGAMKPIAKKIGIDQALADELYDTGNYDAMYFAGIIADPKAMTAADFDRWMDSAYFYMLSDYVVAVTLAEADIAQEVADTWIASGEELRMSAGWSCYCWLLGNRPDVEFSADKLAGMLEKVKNTIHEAPERTKSAMNNFMYTVGVSFVPLHEMAVETAKAVGSIEMKRENKKSSILNAYENIQKEIDRGKIGFKRKYVRC; this is translated from the coding sequence ATGGATTTAGAAACGGTAATGCAAGAACTCGAATCTCTCGGGAAAGAACGGACGAAGAAAATATACATATCCAATGGCGCACATGACCCGCTATTCGGCGTGGCGACAGGTGCGATGAAACCGATTGCGAAGAAAATCGGAATCGACCAAGCTCTGGCTGACGAGCTTTACGATACAGGCAACTATGACGCCATGTACTTTGCAGGCATCATCGCAGATCCGAAAGCGATGACCGCGGCGGATTTTGACCGTTGGATGGATTCGGCTTATTTTTACATGCTGTCCGATTACGTCGTGGCCGTAACGTTGGCAGAAGCGGATATTGCGCAAGAAGTGGCCGATACGTGGATCGCGAGTGGTGAAGAGCTGAGGATGTCAGCCGGCTGGAGCTGCTATTGCTGGCTTCTAGGAAATCGCCCGGACGTTGAATTTTCCGCGGACAAGCTTGCTGGCATGCTCGAAAAAGTGAAAAACACGATTCACGAAGCGCCGGAACGAACAAAGTCCGCCATGAATAACTTCATGTACACGGTCGGCGTTTCATTCGTGCCGCTCCATGAAATGGCGGTTGAAACAGCCAAGGCAGTAGGTTCGATTGAAATGAAACGGGAGAACAAGAAAAGCAGCATCCTCAACGCTTACGAGAATATTCAAAAAGAAATAGACAGAGGAAAAATCGGTTTCAAACGCAAATATGTAAGATGTTAA
- a CDS encoding response regulator, which translates to MILLADDSKFMRNWLKQILQKYGHTNFAEASNGEQAVLMYRLVKPEIVFLDITMPKIDGLAALQEIMEMNSKAKVIMCSSLSTNANMKAALRLGAKDFVVKPFFNDIHKIIERLHEKKGDLHYEACNF; encoded by the coding sequence ATGATATTACTTGCTGATGATTCAAAGTTTATGCGGAACTGGTTAAAACAGATTTTACAAAAATATGGACACACCAATTTTGCTGAGGCTTCCAACGGGGAACAAGCTGTTCTTATGTATCGATTAGTAAAACCAGAAATTGTTTTCCTTGATATAACTATGCCTAAAATCGATGGATTAGCAGCATTACAAGAAATCATGGAGATGAACTCGAAAGCAAAGGTCATTATGTGTTCTTCCCTTTCCACTAACGCAAATATGAAAGCGGCATTACGATTAGGGGCAAAGGATTTTGTGGTCAAGCCATTTTTTAATGATATTCATAAAATAATAGAAAGACTCCATGAAAAGAAAGGAGATCTTCATTATGAAGCGTGTAATTTCTAA
- a CDS encoding EAL domain-containing protein, producing the protein MKRVISKLLRFCSISTIAEPDNKTNVSQIDSNANFNKKLQIEKDLAKAIENEDFDIYYQPQVNTEGMIFGAEALLRWNHHEWGFVSPGEFIPIAEETHLINRISDWVIKKVCRQLSNWEEKGLTVQSVSVNISPVRLMEKGLVEFVTRQLEIYNIPATCLEFEITEHSLLKFDKSVLSTIKELKELGVRIAIDDFGTGYSSIEYLREFHADTLKIDQVFIQNMSTTNEKDKVIVSSILHLAKGLDMRIVAEGVEEYDQFHFLKQKECDYIQGYLFSKPVPADMYEKLLRVGYIKPVKQDVKPAHEQRKFYRFDFPFPVLGQMTITEVNNRRVDVGATEILVKDISLGGVKVQSSLKLPVNADFKFKFKFIVMDEQFNLKGTLRWKDKAKGDTYHYGIASNLCRKDEKRLASVINKMSALRNRNQEIPGTEFVYDDSLLIS; encoded by the coding sequence ATGAAGCGTGTAATTTCTAAACTACTTAGATTCTGTAGTATTTCCACGATTGCAGAGCCAGATAATAAAACAAACGTATCCCAGATAGATTCAAACGCCAATTTTAATAAGAAGCTTCAGATTGAAAAAGACTTGGCAAAAGCGATTGAGAATGAAGATTTTGACATCTATTATCAACCTCAAGTTAATACGGAAGGAATGATATTTGGAGCAGAAGCATTGTTGCGTTGGAATCATCATGAATGGGGATTTGTTTCTCCAGGAGAATTTATTCCTATAGCAGAGGAAACCCATCTTATTAACCGGATCAGTGACTGGGTAATTAAAAAAGTTTGCCGTCAATTGAGTAACTGGGAGGAAAAGGGGTTAACTGTCCAATCAGTTTCTGTTAATATATCGCCGGTACGATTAATGGAAAAGGGGTTAGTGGAATTTGTTACGAGGCAATTAGAGATTTACAATATACCAGCTACCTGTTTAGAATTTGAAATAACGGAGCACTCCTTATTAAAATTTGATAAAAGTGTCCTTTCCACTATAAAAGAGTTAAAAGAACTTGGTGTTAGAATTGCGATTGATGATTTTGGGACTGGCTACTCATCCATCGAATATTTACGTGAATTCCACGCTGATACGTTAAAAATTGACCAAGTATTTATACAAAATATGAGTACTACAAATGAAAAGGACAAGGTTATCGTTTCTTCAATCCTTCACTTAGCAAAGGGATTAGACATGAGAATTGTTGCTGAGGGGGTAGAGGAATACGATCAGTTTCATTTTTTGAAACAAAAAGAATGTGATTATATTCAAGGATATCTTTTTTCTAAACCTGTGCCAGCTGATATGTATGAAAAACTGCTTCGTGTTGGCTATATTAAACCAGTCAAACAAGATGTTAAACCGGCGCATGAACAAAGAAAGTTCTATCGATTTGACTTTCCATTCCCAGTACTGGGACAGATGACGATTACTGAAGTGAATAATAGAAGAGTGGATGTTGGGGCAACCGAAATATTAGTTAAAGATATTAGTCTAGGAGGAGTGAAGGTGCAATCCTCTTTGAAACTACCGGTTAATGCCGATTTCAAGTTTAAATTCAAATTTATCGTGATGGACGAGCAATTCAATTTAAAAGGTACACTACGATGGAAAGACAAGGCTAAAGGAGATACGTATCACTATGGCATTGCTTCTAATTTATGCCGAAAGGATGAGAAGCGCTTAGCATCCGTCATCAATAAGATGAGCGCACTGCGAAATAGGAACCAAGAAATTCCCGGTACCGAATTTGTTTATGACGATTCTTTGCTTATTAGCTAA
- a CDS encoding protein-glutamate O-methyltransferase CheR — protein MKDRQKTYTSSPQDLERLEIDLFLQGIYEWYGYDYRDYAYHSIRRRIWHRVHAEKLTTVLELLNKVLHNPDCMQRLMEDFSINVTEMFRDPSFFLHFRKEVIPILRTYPSIRIWHAGCSTGEEVYSMAILLQEEGLYDKTKLYATDINTNVLRIAKSGQFPLSNMKKYTNNYLEAGGKRAFSEYYKATTTKVKFDASLSKNIVFAQHNLVTDRSFNEFHVILCRNVLIYFNKDLQEKVHQLFYESLVMFGLLGLGDKETLSFTSKADCYKELSGKQKLYQKMK, from the coding sequence ATGAAGGATCGACAAAAAACGTATACTAGTTCTCCACAGGACCTTGAAAGATTAGAAATAGATTTATTCTTACAAGGGATATACGAATGGTATGGCTATGATTATCGGGATTACGCCTACCATTCCATTAGAAGGAGAATATGGCATCGTGTTCACGCAGAGAAGTTAACCACTGTTCTTGAATTATTGAACAAAGTATTGCACAACCCAGACTGCATGCAAAGACTGATGGAGGATTTTTCAATAAATGTAACTGAAATGTTTCGGGATCCTTCGTTTTTCTTACACTTTCGCAAAGAGGTAATACCCATCTTACGGACCTACCCTTCTATTCGAATTTGGCATGCAGGTTGTTCAACCGGAGAAGAAGTATACTCCATGGCAATCTTGCTTCAAGAGGAAGGGCTGTACGATAAGACCAAACTGTATGCTACAGATATTAATACAAATGTACTTCGAATCGCCAAAAGCGGGCAATTTCCCTTATCCAATATGAAAAAGTATACGAATAATTACTTGGAGGCAGGAGGGAAACGGGCGTTTTCGGAGTATTATAAGGCGACTACTACTAAAGTGAAATTTGATGCTTCATTATCCAAGAACATTGTTTTTGCACAGCATAATCTTGTCACAGATCGTTCCTTTAATGAATTTCACGTCATTTTATGCCGGAATGTTTTAATCTATTTCAATAAAGACTTACAAGAAAAGGTTCATCAGCTGTTCTATGAAAGTTTAGTTATGTTCGGCCTTCTTGGTCTCGGTGATAAAGAAACGTTATCTTTCACGTCAAAAGCAGATTGTTACAAGGAATTAAGCGGAAAACAGAAGCTATATCAAAAGATGAAATAA
- a CDS encoding response regulator, which translates to MKIRTKLLLSLSPLLLLLLMLIVFGRVQMNSYNDTSTTLETNYNLSVLATSIQRDIKDEAISLRNLILYRDEDIIQREIAAIEKQSERVAENIALLGTQAYSDDHKQIMREINNNYIEFDHYKDQLIEYVLNGKRNDAIVLMNDKSADIQQEFQDLISNLTTALETNMYASLKDEKERFTKNVLIESIISTLITIVIIILLFKGIWSFSSRLNRTASVMSGIANGELALTTEVEVKGKDEFDEVATSFNQMTDSLAEQMKKQKELTWTKSNIAEITTSISGARNVESLAETFLSKIVPLVRGNHAVFYVVDAEEEEAIFKLRASYAFKERKHMTTSFRAGEGLIGQCALEKTPITLSKVPSDYITVKSGLGEAPPLKLYLLPILFEGEVKGIVEIASFESLGDKEQTLLEELINDLGIILESIIGRIKQAKLLEETQMLMEEIQTQSEELQSQQEELRATNEELEQQTMTLLESEQRLQQQQEELEETNTELEEKTNRLEKQNRLYGEKNNQLEIARSELEEQARQLALSSKYKSEFLANMSHELRTPLNSMLILSNLLADNKDETLTDKQVEFAKTIHSSGKDLLGLINDILDLSKIESGKSNVKASRVFLNELAETIERSFRPVANEKHLGFSIVLHDDLPEFIYTDNAKLQQVLKNLLANAFKFTEQGEVRLEVSNVYTNENRPFIQFSVKDTGIGIAKDKLDLIFEAFQQVDGTISRKYGGTGLGLSISKEIAMLLGGKITLESEEGNGSTFSLLVSDYQEEKIETLEKVYEEAAVTVEDVQPKLQNTSILFEPAIEKQSVEENSHILKLLIVEDDLTQRNSMMELLGDMDVIMKAVSTGTEALDELRRNNFDCLILDLGLTDTTGFDLLENIKDKYDHLKVFIYTGRDLTLEEENNLNKYADIIIIKNQHSPQRLKEELGLFLNKRQTERANVTPVDIDKQLNNEALEGKNVLLVDDDIRNVYALSSTLEQYGMNVSFAENGLEALRILKDDPSFNLIITDIMMPEMDGYEAMKQIRQMPTYKHHPIIALTAKAMKGDREKSLQAGASDYIMKPVDTDQLLSLIKVWLFKHEGDSELE; encoded by the coding sequence TTGAAGATTAGAACAAAATTATTGCTGTCATTAAGTCCGCTATTACTACTCCTACTTATGCTTATCGTTTTTGGAAGAGTCCAAATGAACAGTTATAATGATACGTCCACTACGTTGGAAACGAATTATAATCTATCCGTCTTAGCCACATCAATTCAACGAGATATAAAGGATGAAGCAATAAGTTTGCGAAATCTTATACTTTACCGAGATGAGGATATAATCCAAAGAGAAATAGCAGCAATCGAAAAACAAAGTGAACGAGTCGCCGAAAATATTGCTCTTCTTGGAACTCAGGCATATTCAGATGATCATAAACAGATAATGCGTGAGATAAACAATAACTATATAGAATTTGATCACTACAAGGATCAATTAATTGAATATGTATTGAATGGCAAAAGGAACGATGCAATTGTCCTAATGAACGATAAGTCAGCAGATATTCAACAAGAATTCCAAGACTTGATTTCAAATCTCACAACAGCACTCGAAACAAATATGTATGCTTCCCTAAAAGATGAAAAAGAGAGATTCACAAAGAATGTCCTCATTGAATCGATTATATCAACTTTAATAACCATTGTTATTATCATTCTGCTGTTTAAAGGAATTTGGTCCTTCTCATCTCGTTTAAACAGAACAGCAAGCGTTATGAGTGGTATTGCGAATGGAGAGTTGGCCTTGACTACAGAAGTAGAAGTAAAGGGCAAAGATGAGTTTGACGAAGTAGCTACATCCTTTAACCAAATGACAGACTCGCTTGCAGAACAAATGAAAAAACAAAAAGAGCTAACGTGGACAAAATCAAATATAGCAGAGATTACAACGAGCATTAGTGGAGCAAGAAACGTAGAGTCATTGGCAGAGACGTTCTTATCTAAGATTGTTCCCCTTGTGCGTGGAAATCATGCTGTTTTTTATGTGGTTGATGCTGAAGAGGAAGAAGCGATCTTTAAATTACGTGCTTCCTATGCTTTTAAAGAGCGCAAACATATGACAACATCGTTTCGTGCTGGTGAAGGGTTAATAGGACAATGCGCCTTAGAAAAAACACCAATTACTTTGTCAAAAGTTCCGTCAGACTACATTACCGTGAAATCCGGACTTGGAGAAGCACCTCCGTTAAAACTGTATCTTTTGCCAATTCTTTTCGAAGGCGAAGTTAAAGGAATTGTAGAAATTGCTTCGTTCGAGTCGTTAGGTGACAAAGAACAGACATTGCTTGAGGAACTCATAAATGATTTAGGCATTATTTTGGAAAGTATAATCGGTAGAATCAAACAGGCAAAACTATTGGAAGAAACGCAAATGCTTATGGAAGAAATCCAGACACAATCGGAAGAATTACAGTCTCAACAAGAAGAGCTACGTGCAACGAATGAAGAATTGGAACAACAAACGATGACACTTCTCGAGTCGGAACAAAGACTCCAACAACAACAAGAAGAACTTGAAGAAACGAATACGGAATTAGAAGAGAAGACAAATCGCTTAGAAAAACAAAACAGATTGTATGGCGAAAAAAATAATCAACTTGAAATTGCAAGAAGTGAACTAGAAGAGCAAGCGAGACAGCTAGCATTAAGTTCAAAATACAAATCAGAGTTTCTAGCAAATATGTCTCATGAACTCAGAACACCACTCAATAGTATGTTGATCTTATCTAATTTATTGGCGGATAATAAGGACGAAACATTGACGGATAAACAAGTTGAATTTGCTAAGACGATTCATTCATCCGGAAAGGATTTACTCGGTTTAATTAACGATATCTTAGACTTATCTAAAATCGAATCGGGTAAATCGAATGTGAAGGCAAGTCGCGTATTTTTAAACGAGTTGGCGGAAACGATTGAAAGAAGCTTCAGGCCAGTAGCTAATGAAAAGCATCTAGGTTTTTCGATTGTACTGCATGATGACTTGCCAGAATTCATTTATACGGATAATGCAAAACTCCAGCAAGTCTTAAAAAACTTATTAGCGAATGCCTTTAAATTTACCGAGCAAGGCGAAGTAAGGCTAGAAGTTTCCAATGTCTATACGAATGAGAATCGTCCATTCATTCAATTCTCCGTGAAGGATACAGGAATCGGCATTGCTAAAGATAAGCTGGATCTCATTTTCGAAGCCTTCCAGCAAGTTGACGGGACAATAAGCCGAAAATACGGCGGCACAGGTCTCGGACTGTCCATAAGTAAAGAAATTGCTATGCTCCTTGGCGGTAAAATCACTCTTGAAAGCGAAGAAGGAAATGGAAGCACATTCTCCTTACTCGTAAGCGATTATCAAGAAGAAAAGATTGAAACACTCGAGAAAGTATATGAAGAGGCAGCAGTTACAGTTGAAGATGTTCAGCCTAAACTGCAAAACACTTCCATTCTATTTGAGCCTGCCATAGAGAAACAGTCAGTAGAGGAAAATAGTCATATTTTAAAGCTGCTTATTGTGGAAGACGATTTGACACAGAGGAATAGTATGATGGAATTACTCGGTGATATGGACGTCATTATGAAAGCTGTCTCAACTGGCACAGAAGCACTTGATGAATTAAGGAGAAATAATTTTGACTGTTTGATTCTTGATTTGGGGCTAACCGACACAACAGGATTTGATTTGCTTGAAAATATAAAAGATAAATACGATCACTTAAAAGTATTTATCTATACCGGCAGAGATCTAACACTTGAAGAGGAAAATAATTTAAATAAATATGCAGACATCATCATCATCAAAAATCAACATTCGCCACAAAGATTAAAGGAAGAGCTAGGGTTATTTCTGAACAAAAGACAAACGGAGAGAGCGAATGTCACACCGGTAGATATTGATAAACAACTGAACAACGAGGCGCTTGAGGGGAAAAATGTTCTTCTCGTTGATGATGATATACGTAACGTTTATGCCCTATCCAGCACGCTTGAACAATACGGGATGAATGTTAGCTTCGCAGAAAATGGGTTAGAAGCTCTCCGCATATTAAAAGACGATCCGAGCTTTAATCTTATTATAACGGATATTATGATGCCGGAAATGGATGGATATGAAGCGATGAAACAGATTAGACAAATGCCTACTTACAAGCATCACCCTATTATCGCCTTAACTGCTAAAGCAATGAAAGGAGACAGGGAAAAAAGCTTACAAGCTGGGGCCTCCGATTATATTATGAAGCCCGTTGACACTGATCAATTACTTTCATTGATTAAGGTTTGGTTGTTTAAACACGAAGGGGATTCCGAGTTAGAATGA